In Vicinamibacterales bacterium, a single window of DNA contains:
- a CDS encoding ATP-binding protein has translation MAKRPANTSRHTDVFFRHMVGNMRNGVLTIARDGSVVLINDEACRLFRLAPGPTLVGRPYADVLHDHPDIVRVLGGAFEMAALPNRAELRLKSTDTVIGYTLSLVRDEKGEAVGAALFFKDLTHVEQVEERERLRDRLAAVGEMAAVMAHEIKNPLAGIEVLAGLLRRKAPQNEDVQSLVNDIIGEAKLANSIVQEVLAFVRPVRLQVDRTCLADALASAVVMADGKATRGSILVDTVLPDDLPLVGADQHQLTQVFANLLINAYEALEGRGRILISASVARTAAEGALMPDGHQAVDSVVLEISDDGPGMTAEVADKIFNPFFTTKAQGSGLGLAIVRKIVDAHDGRIDMSTADGRGTRFRLTLPVESPKHGTHH, from the coding sequence ATGGCGAAACGTCCAGCGAACACCTCGCGGCACACCGACGTGTTCTTCCGCCACATGGTGGGAAACATGCGCAATGGCGTGCTCACCATTGCGCGTGACGGCAGCGTGGTGCTGATCAACGACGAGGCCTGCCGCCTGTTCAGGCTGGCGCCGGGCCCCACCCTTGTCGGCCGTCCCTACGCCGACGTCCTCCACGACCACCCCGACATCGTCCGCGTGCTCGGCGGCGCCTTCGAAATGGCGGCGCTTCCCAACCGCGCCGAGCTGCGGCTCAAGTCCACCGACACGGTGATCGGCTACACGCTGTCGCTCGTGCGCGACGAGAAGGGCGAGGCCGTGGGCGCCGCCCTGTTCTTCAAGGACCTCACGCACGTCGAGCAGGTCGAAGAACGCGAGCGCTTGCGCGACCGGCTGGCCGCGGTCGGCGAGATGGCCGCGGTGATGGCGCACGAGATCAAGAACCCGCTCGCCGGCATCGAGGTGCTGGCCGGCCTGCTCCGGCGCAAGGCGCCGCAGAACGAGGACGTGCAGTCGCTGGTGAACGACATCATCGGCGAGGCCAAGCTCGCCAATTCGATCGTGCAGGAGGTGCTGGCGTTCGTGCGCCCGGTGCGGCTGCAGGTGGATCGCACGTGCCTCGCCGACGCGCTGGCGAGCGCCGTGGTCATGGCCGACGGCAAGGCCACGCGCGGCAGCATTCTCGTCGACACCGTGCTGCCGGACGACCTGCCGCTGGTCGGCGCCGACCAGCACCAGCTCACGCAGGTGTTCGCCAACCTCCTGATCAACGCCTACGAGGCGCTCGAAGGCCGCGGCCGCATCCTGATTTCCGCGTCGGTGGCGCGCACCGCCGCCGAAGGCGCGCTGATGCCGGACGGCCACCAGGCCGTGGACTCGGTGGTGCTGGAGATTTCGGACGACGGGCCGGGCATGACGGCCGAGGTCGCCGACAAGATCTTCAACCCGTTCTTCACGACCAAGGCCCAGGGCTCCGGCCTCGGGCTCGCCATCGTCCGCAAGATCGTCGACGCCCACGACGGCCGCATCGACATGTCCACCGCTGACGGGCGCGGGACGCGGTTCCGGCTCACGCTGCCGGTGGAATCACCCAAGCACGGCACGCACCACTAA
- a CDS encoding ABC-F family ATP-binding cassette domain-containing protein — translation MIQLQDVTKSFGEKTLLEHVTWQVGDHDRVGLCGPNGAGKTTLLKMLAGFDEPDAGFIQKPNALTFGYLPQDGLSHSGRTVTAEASLALKPLLDLKAEMHAIEERLGDTTLAAPEHDALLHRYSEVQDQFRLRDGYQIELKVATVLRGLGFEAEAQEQLTDHLSGGWQMRLALAKLLLSAPDLLLLDEPTNHLDLDARNWLEEYLVAYPGAVILVSHDRYFLDAVVSHIADLSLRTITDYHCNYSKYLEERDARLERLRDAKRRQDEEVQRVEDFINRFRYQATKAAQVQSRIKMLEKVVRIEVPPERKRIHFQFPASAKSGRMVQELKHVRKAYGDKVVLDGVSLHIERGDRIALVGHNGAGKSTLMRMLSGEEAPDAGVRTEGHQVVMQYFAQDEATRLDPTLTVYETLSAGSPQTMVPAIRNILGGFLFSGDDVYKKAGVLSGGERTRLAVARMLLRPSNTLLLDEPTNHLDIDSKEVLLDALADYGGTLIFVSHDRYFVERLATKIVEVGGGKATLYPGTYEAFLWSKEQGPPTRPEAATARSRRSSPESAERAKADANTVVKIAPKVEQTYEDRKRDNVEKKKRERSFKTLKDRVADLESRIADRERAIKEVEQKMSAADFYSDHEASKPVLAQHQALMWEVGELLSQWEMLQGEAEQFSDLQNS, via the coding sequence ATGATTCAACTGCAAGACGTCACGAAATCGTTCGGCGAGAAGACCCTGCTCGAACACGTGACCTGGCAGGTCGGCGATCACGATCGCGTCGGCCTGTGCGGCCCGAACGGCGCCGGCAAGACCACCCTGCTCAAGATGCTCGCCGGCTTCGACGAGCCCGACGCCGGTTTCATCCAGAAACCCAACGCGCTGACCTTCGGCTACCTGCCGCAGGACGGGCTGTCGCACAGCGGCCGCACGGTCACCGCGGAGGCCAGCCTCGCCCTCAAGCCGCTGCTGGATCTGAAAGCCGAGATGCACGCGATCGAGGAGCGACTGGGCGACACCACCCTCGCCGCGCCGGAACACGACGCGCTGCTCCATCGCTACAGCGAAGTGCAGGACCAGTTCCGCCTGAGGGACGGCTACCAGATCGAACTGAAGGTCGCCACGGTGCTGCGCGGCCTGGGCTTCGAGGCCGAGGCGCAGGAGCAGCTGACCGATCACCTGTCGGGCGGATGGCAGATGCGGCTGGCGCTGGCCAAGCTGCTGTTGAGCGCGCCCGACCTGTTGCTGCTGGACGAGCCGACCAACCACCTCGACCTCGACGCGCGCAACTGGCTCGAGGAGTATCTCGTCGCCTACCCGGGCGCCGTGATCCTGGTGTCGCACGACCGCTACTTCCTCGACGCGGTGGTCTCGCACATCGCCGACCTCTCGCTCCGCACGATCACCGACTACCACTGCAACTACTCGAAGTACCTCGAGGAGCGCGACGCGCGCCTCGAGCGGCTGCGCGACGCCAAGCGGCGGCAGGACGAGGAAGTCCAGCGCGTCGAGGACTTCATCAACCGCTTCCGCTACCAGGCCACCAAGGCGGCACAGGTGCAGAGCCGCATCAAGATGCTCGAGAAGGTGGTCCGCATCGAAGTGCCGCCCGAGCGCAAGCGCATCCACTTCCAGTTCCCGGCCTCGGCCAAGAGCGGCCGCATGGTGCAGGAGCTGAAGCACGTGCGCAAGGCCTACGGCGACAAGGTGGTTCTGGACGGTGTGAGCCTGCACATCGAGCGCGGCGACCGCATTGCGCTGGTCGGCCACAACGGCGCCGGCAAGTCCACGCTGATGCGCATGCTGTCGGGCGAGGAAGCGCCCGACGCCGGCGTGCGCACCGAAGGCCACCAGGTGGTGATGCAGTACTTCGCCCAGGACGAAGCCACGCGCCTCGATCCCACCCTCACCGTCTACGAAACGCTGTCGGCCGGCTCGCCGCAGACCATGGTGCCGGCCATCCGCAACATCCTCGGCGGCTTTCTCTTCTCCGGCGACGACGTCTACAAGAAGGCGGGCGTGTTGTCGGGCGGCGAGCGGACGCGGCTGGCGGTGGCGCGCATGCTGCTGCGGCCGTCCAACACGCTGCTGCTCGACGAGCCGACCAACCACCTCGACATCGACTCGAAGGAAGTGCTGCTCGACGCGCTGGCCGACTACGGCGGCACGCTGATCTTCGTGTCGCACGATCGCTACTTCGTCGAGCGGCTGGCGACCAAGATCGTCGAGGTGGGGGGCGGCAAGGCGACGCTGTACCCGGGGACGTACGAAGCGTTTCTCTGGAGCAAGGAACAAGGCCCGCCTACGCGGCCGGAGGCCGCTACGGCGAGGTCTCGCCGGAGCTCGCCCGAGAGTGCTGAGCGAGCGAAGGCGGACGCCAACACGGTGGTCAAGATCGCGCCGAAAGTTGAACAGACCTACGAAGATCGCAAACGCGACAACGTCGAGAAGAAGAAGCGCGAGCGGTCCTTCAAGACCCTCAAAGATCGCGTGGCCGACCTCGAATCGCGCATCGCCGACCGCGAGCGGGCGATCAAAGAGGTGGAGCAGAAGATGTCGGCGGCCGACTTCTACAGCGACCACGAAGCGTCCAAGCCCGTGCTGGCCCAGCACCAGGCGCTGATGTGGGAGGTTGGCGAGCTCCTGAGCCAATGGGAAATGCTTCAGGGCGAAGCTGAGCAATTCTCGGATCTGCAAAATTCGTAA
- a CDS encoding response regulator, with translation MGVNFPNDEIFLTTEEVLEYLQVNLRTVYRLIKAGKIPAVRVGRQWRFRKRDIDAWLDTQRPRGERVPQVAVSDRPPAREGRSRVLVVDDESSIRELLAKTLALAEYDVDTAPDGRAALERLRLGHYDLLIADLKMPGMDGLTLIREAKRLKADIPVIIITGFSTESSAIEAVNLGVAGYLTKPFRVPQVLAAAARALGE, from the coding sequence ATCTTCCTCACAACCGAAGAAGTCCTGGAGTATCTCCAGGTCAACCTCCGCACGGTTTACCGCCTGATTAAGGCCGGCAAGATCCCGGCTGTCCGGGTGGGACGCCAGTGGCGGTTCCGCAAACGCGACATCGACGCCTGGCTCGACACCCAGCGCCCCCGCGGCGAGCGGGTTCCGCAGGTGGCCGTGTCCGACCGGCCGCCGGCCCGCGAAGGCCGCTCGCGCGTGCTGGTGGTGGACGACGAATCAAGCATCCGTGAGTTGCTGGCCAAGACCCTGGCGCTCGCGGAATACGACGTGGACACGGCGCCGGATGGCCGGGCGGCGCTCGAGCGCCTGCGCCTCGGGCACTACGACCTGCTGATTGCCGACCTCAAGATGCCCGGCATGGACGGCCTGACGCTGATCCGCGAAGCCAAGCGCCTGAAGGCCGACATCCCGGTCATCATCATCACGGGCTTCTCCACCGAGTCGAGCGCCATCGAGGCGGTCAACCTGGGTGTGGCGGGCTACCTGACCAAACCGTTCCGCGTGCCGCAAGTGCTCGCGGCCGCGGCGCGCGCGCTCGGCGAATAG